In the Candidatus Poribacteria bacterium genome, one interval contains:
- a CDS encoding phosphoadenylyl-sulfate reductase yields the protein MNYPVDQTLCQEVLLTESPQEILFSLFKRFKERAAIVTSGQLSGMVMIHLAAENQLPFRVCTLDTLRLFPETYDFFEKVEARYGIQIEQIQPDPQEIQEMVSQHGEYLFFDSKAKQEYCCNIRKVRPMQRLLETLDVWITGLRHDQSEARKELRKAEIISSATHPVLKVSPLIHWTTDEVWKFVRENEIPVNPLLEADTQGHYYESLGCVICTTPIKPGEPNRAGRWRWQNATLAPENDNTEENTKECGLHYSI from the coding sequence TTGAATTATCCAGTAGATCAAACGCTCTGCCAAGAAGTCCTGTTGACGGAGAGTCCCCAAGAAATCCTTTTCTCTCTGTTCAAGCGGTTCAAAGAACGCGCTGCAATCGTCACAAGTGGGCAACTTTCGGGTATGGTTATGATACACTTAGCCGCCGAAAACCAGTTGCCGTTCCGGGTCTGTACACTTGACACGCTGCGTCTTTTCCCTGAGACTTATGACTTCTTTGAGAAGGTAGAAGCGCGCTACGGTATCCAGATTGAACAGATTCAGCCCGATCCACAAGAAATTCAGGAAATGGTTTCACAACATGGTGAATACCTGTTTTTCGACAGTAAAGCCAAGCAAGAATACTGTTGTAACATCCGCAAAGTCCGTCCGATGCAACGACTCCTCGAAACGTTAGATGTCTGGATAACCGGTTTACGTCATGATCAGTCCGAAGCCAGAAAAGAACTCCGAAAGGCAGAAATTATTTCATCAGCGACACATCCCGTGCTAAAGGTCAGTCCACTGATACATTGGACAACCGATGAAGTGTGGAAATTTGTCCGTGAAAACGAAATTCCTGTGAACCCGCTGCTTGAAGCAGACACCCAAGGTCACTATTATGAATCGCTTGGGTGCGTCATCTGCACAACGCCAATAAAACCCGGAGAACCGAATCGTGCGGGACGGTGGCGTTGGCAAAACGCAACCCTCGCACCAGAAAACGACAATACAGAAGAAAACACCAAAGAGTGTGGATTACACTATTCGATTTAA
- a CDS encoding OmpA family protein — MENNTLDFNFWPSFSDLMLTLVLILVIVVFAVIAAFSIGTDDLRAELAKVEREQKEIAEAIAKVEEKQKKIIEAIAEAYDTDYEEVESDSFKIRLEDDGDTEILIHNEATLQRYNFSDRILFEPDRYDLKEEGKETLRRVGGEIEKNLKDIKEIQIQGHADPDRPAYVPSNLHLGALRAIEVYKFLQRSIEIDPAKHLMSATSFGEYKPVERSTDDSTYNRQKLRQHNKTRMLKAKNRRIEILLFYRLEQAAP, encoded by the coding sequence ATGGAAAATAATACATTAGATTTCAATTTTTGGCCCTCCTTTTCAGATTTAATGCTGACGCTTGTCTTGATATTGGTGATTGTAGTGTTTGCTGTGATTGCCGCATTTTCCATCGGAACAGACGATCTGAGAGCAGAACTAGCTAAAGTTGAAAGAGAACAGAAAGAGATAGCCGAAGCGATCGCTAAAGTTGAAGAGAAACAGAAAAAGATAATTGAAGCAATCGCTGAGGCGTACGACACTGACTATGAAGAGGTCGAGAGCGATTCCTTCAAAATTCGTCTTGAAGATGATGGTGACACGGAAATTTTGATTCACAACGAAGCGACACTGCAACGTTACAACTTTAGTGACCGGATCCTGTTTGAACCGGATAGATATGATTTGAAAGAAGAAGGGAAAGAAACACTTCGGCGTGTTGGTGGTGAAATAGAAAAAAATTTAAAGGATATCAAGGAGATACAGATCCAAGGGCATGCCGATCCTGACCGTCCTGCTTATGTGCCTTCCAACTTACATCTTGGAGCATTACGCGCCATTGAGGTTTATAAATTTTTACAACGCAGCATTGAAATAGATCCGGCGAAACACCTTATGTCAGCAACCTCTTTCGGTGAGTATAAACCTGTTGAACGTTCAACTGATGATAGCACTTATAACCGACAGAAACTCAGGCAGCATAATAAGACTCGTATGTTAAAAGCTAAAAACCGCCGCATTGAAATTCTGCTATTTTATCGGCTTGAGCAAGCAGCCCCATAA
- the cysK gene encoding cysteine synthase A, with amino-acid sequence MKIAKNLTDLIGNTPTIRLNALTGKDDATIFAKLESYNPGGSIKDRISYAMIVDAEERGILRKGDTIVEPTAGNTGLGLSIVGIARGYPVTLTMPENVSREKYELLSSFGAKIVLTPEHGGMASAIWEAETIVRQNPRHYMPNQFTNPANPEIHRRTTAVEILKAIGTDIDFFVTGVGTGGTLTGVGEVLKTECPHVKVVAVEPSVSAVLSGGKPSPTRIDGIGAGMIPEVLNVDVIDEVITVGEKEAYEMMKSISTTEGLLVGMSSGANVHAALQVARAQGPDKTVVTILPDTGERYFSLSRYFEIESDVMDTLP; translated from the coding sequence ATGAAAATCGCTAAAAATCTGACAGACCTCATCGGGAATACTCCGACGATTCGCCTGAACGCCTTGACCGGTAAGGACGATGCGACGATCTTCGCGAAATTGGAGTCTTACAATCCGGGCGGCAGTATCAAGGATCGGATTAGTTATGCGATGATCGTTGATGCCGAGGAACGCGGTATTCTCAGAAAAGGAGATACCATCGTTGAACCCACTGCTGGCAACACAGGTTTAGGACTCTCTATTGTCGGCATCGCGAGAGGCTATCCTGTTACTTTGACGATGCCAGAAAATGTGAGTCGCGAGAAATATGAACTCCTCTCCTCTTTCGGTGCGAAGATTGTGCTAACGCCGGAACACGGTGGCATGGCAAGTGCTATCTGGGAGGCGGAGACAATCGTCCGACAAAACCCACGCCACTATATGCCGAACCAGTTCACGAACCCTGCAAACCCCGAAATCCATCGCCGTACGACAGCGGTGGAAATTCTCAAGGCAATCGGCACCGACATCGACTTTTTCGTTACAGGGGTTGGCACAGGTGGCACACTGACAGGCGTTGGAGAAGTTTTAAAAACAGAGTGTCCCCACGTGAAAGTCGTTGCGGTGGAACCGAGTGTTTCAGCGGTGCTCTCTGGCGGTAAACCGAGTCCTACCCGCATTGATGGGATCGGCGCAGGGATGATCCCTGAAGTGCTCAACGTTGATGTTATTGACGAAGTCATTACAGTCGGCGAAAAAGAGGCTTACGAAATGATGAAGTCAATCTCAACAACCGAGGGGTTATTGGTTGGGATGTCGTCCGGTGCAAACGTCCACGCCGCATTACAGGTTGCGAGGGCGCAAGGGCCGGATAAAACCGTTGTTACGATTCTCCCCGATACAGGGGAACGCTATTTCAGTTTGAGTCGTTATTTTGAAATTGAATCGGACGTTATGGATACACTTCCGTAA